One genomic segment of Hordeum vulgare subsp. vulgare chromosome 2H, MorexV3_pseudomolecules_assembly, whole genome shotgun sequence includes these proteins:
- the LOC123427502 gene encoding cyclin-B2-1-like isoform X1, with protein MERAGENRRPAAGKPVPGVRGMGNRRPLKELNNLAGAHPYPYAIAKKPMLEKTGRNEKKPALVSHRPLTRHRAALLENKQLPDHLAVAVDAAEPEVDPQNEPIPDDTAETDEEIELVGGDTDMVYDEEEQEDIVDDVSLMDIDSADSGNPLAATEYVEEIYRFYRKNEKLSCVRPDYMSSQGDINEKMRAILVDWLIEVHYKFELMDETLFLTVNIIDRYLEKQVVPRKKLQLVGVTAMLLACKYEEVSVPVVEDLVLISDRAYNKGEILEMEKSVLNTLEYNMSVPTPYVFMRRFLKAADSDKQLQLVSFFMLELCLVEYKMLKYCPSLLAAAAVYTAQCAINRCWQWTKICETHSRYTRDQLIECSSMMVQFHQKAAGGKLTGVHRKYSTLRFGSVAKVEPAHFLLGG; from the exons tggAGAGGGCCGGGGAGAACAGGAGGCCGGCGGCGGGGAAGCCCGTGCCCGGCGTCCGAG GCATGGGGAACCGGAGGCCGCTCAAGGAACTCAACAACCTCGCGGGGGCTCACCCCTACCCCTACGCCATCGCCAAGAAGCCGATGCTAGA gaAGACTGGGAGGAATGAGAAGAAGCCAGCATTAGTGAGCCATCGTCCTCTGACGAG GCACCGCGCCGCCCTCTTGGAGAACAAACAACTACCTGACCATCTGGCCGTCGCAGTTGATGCAGCAGAACCCGAAGTTGATCCCCAGAATGAGCCCATCCCCGATGACACCGCTGAAACCGATGAAGAGATCGAGTTGGTCGGCGGTGATACTGACATGGTATAT GATGAGGAAGAGCAGGAGGATATTGTGGATGATGTATCCCTCATGGACATCGACAGCGCCGACTCCGGGAATCCGCTGGCCGCAACTGAGTACGTCGAAGAGATTTACAGGTTCTACAGAAAAAATGAG AAACTTAGCTGTGTGCGTCCTGATTACATGTCCAGTCAAGGAGACATAAATGAAAAAATGAGAGCTATTCTGGTGGATTGGCTCATTGAG GTTCATTACAAGTTTGAGTTGATGGATGAGACACTCTTTCTTACTGTGAACATAATAGACAGATACTTGGAAAAACAAGTGGTGCCAAGGAAGAAATTGCAGTTAGTTGGAGTGACAGCTATGCTTCTTGCTTGCAAATATGAGGAAGTCTCAGTTCCAGTTGTTGAAGATCTAGTGCTGATTTCTGACCGGGCTTACAATAAAGGAGAGATTCTTGAAATG GAAAAGTCGGTCCTAAACACTCTGGAGTACAACATGTCTGTACCAACACCATATGTTTTTATGAGAAGGTTCCTGAAGGCAGCTGATTCAGACAAGCAG CTACAGCTAGTTTCCTTCTTCATGCTTGAGCTGTGCCTGGTTGAATACAAAATGCTGAAGTACTGCCCTTCGCTGCTTGCTGCCGCTGCAGTTTACACTGCACAGTGTGCTATCAATCGCTGCTGGCAGTGGACAAAGATCTGTGAGACCCATAGCAGATACACTAGAGATCAGCTCAT tGAGTGCTCCAGCATGATGGTACAATTCCACCAGAAGGCCGCAGGGGGCAAGCTTACAGGCGTCCACAGGAAATACAGTACACTCAGGTTCGGATCTGTGGCGAAAGTGGAGCCTGCGCACTTCTTGCTGGGGGGGTGA
- the LOC123427502 gene encoding cyclin-B2-1-like isoform X2 — MERAGENRRPAAGKPVPGVRGMGNRRPLKELNNLAGAHPYPYAIAKKPMLEKTGRNEKKPALVSHRPLTRHRAALLENKQLPDHLAVAVDAAEPEVDPQNEPIPDDTAETDEEIELVGGDTDMDEEEQEDIVDDVSLMDIDSADSGNPLAATEYVEEIYRFYRKNEKLSCVRPDYMSSQGDINEKMRAILVDWLIEVHYKFELMDETLFLTVNIIDRYLEKQVVPRKKLQLVGVTAMLLACKYEEVSVPVVEDLVLISDRAYNKGEILEMEKSVLNTLEYNMSVPTPYVFMRRFLKAADSDKQLQLVSFFMLELCLVEYKMLKYCPSLLAAAAVYTAQCAINRCWQWTKICETHSRYTRDQLIECSSMMVQFHQKAAGGKLTGVHRKYSTLRFGSVAKVEPAHFLLGG; from the exons tggAGAGGGCCGGGGAGAACAGGAGGCCGGCGGCGGGGAAGCCCGTGCCCGGCGTCCGAG GCATGGGGAACCGGAGGCCGCTCAAGGAACTCAACAACCTCGCGGGGGCTCACCCCTACCCCTACGCCATCGCCAAGAAGCCGATGCTAGA gaAGACTGGGAGGAATGAGAAGAAGCCAGCATTAGTGAGCCATCGTCCTCTGACGAG GCACCGCGCCGCCCTCTTGGAGAACAAACAACTACCTGACCATCTGGCCGTCGCAGTTGATGCAGCAGAACCCGAAGTTGATCCCCAGAATGAGCCCATCCCCGATGACACCGCTGAAACCGATGAAGAGATCGAGTTGGTCGGCGGTGATACTGACATG GATGAGGAAGAGCAGGAGGATATTGTGGATGATGTATCCCTCATGGACATCGACAGCGCCGACTCCGGGAATCCGCTGGCCGCAACTGAGTACGTCGAAGAGATTTACAGGTTCTACAGAAAAAATGAG AAACTTAGCTGTGTGCGTCCTGATTACATGTCCAGTCAAGGAGACATAAATGAAAAAATGAGAGCTATTCTGGTGGATTGGCTCATTGAG GTTCATTACAAGTTTGAGTTGATGGATGAGACACTCTTTCTTACTGTGAACATAATAGACAGATACTTGGAAAAACAAGTGGTGCCAAGGAAGAAATTGCAGTTAGTTGGAGTGACAGCTATGCTTCTTGCTTGCAAATATGAGGAAGTCTCAGTTCCAGTTGTTGAAGATCTAGTGCTGATTTCTGACCGGGCTTACAATAAAGGAGAGATTCTTGAAATG GAAAAGTCGGTCCTAAACACTCTGGAGTACAACATGTCTGTACCAACACCATATGTTTTTATGAGAAGGTTCCTGAAGGCAGCTGATTCAGACAAGCAG CTACAGCTAGTTTCCTTCTTCATGCTTGAGCTGTGCCTGGTTGAATACAAAATGCTGAAGTACTGCCCTTCGCTGCTTGCTGCCGCTGCAGTTTACACTGCACAGTGTGCTATCAATCGCTGCTGGCAGTGGACAAAGATCTGTGAGACCCATAGCAGATACACTAGAGATCAGCTCAT tGAGTGCTCCAGCATGATGGTACAATTCCACCAGAAGGCCGCAGGGGGCAAGCTTACAGGCGTCCACAGGAAATACAGTACACTCAGGTTCGGATCTGTGGCGAAAGTGGAGCCTGCGCACTTCTTGCTGGGGGGGTGA